From Saccharothrix espanaensis DSM 44229, the proteins below share one genomic window:
- a CDS encoding TetR/AcrR family transcriptional regulator encodes MPRDTLTADQIVRAAIDLLDDEGLDGLNMRSLGKRLDSAATAIYWHIKTKDDLVRLAGDAIWTEVDLPDPDTTDWRAAATAMAVSVHAMLTRHPWLGQAFGSHLLYGHGKSRHDDHSLALYEKAGFAPADADRAAATVFLFVLGSALGPAAHVSLTRRLTKNGGDPEELMADTMARATEIAQQFPRLRERIETTDYLGAPDNSFEFGLTAILDGFEARLATGTPG; translated from the coding sequence ATGCCGCGAGACACCCTGACCGCAGACCAGATCGTCCGCGCCGCCATCGACCTGCTCGACGACGAGGGACTCGACGGCCTCAACATGCGCAGCCTGGGCAAACGCCTCGACTCGGCGGCGACCGCGATCTACTGGCACATCAAGACCAAGGACGACCTGGTCCGGCTGGCCGGCGACGCGATCTGGACCGAGGTCGACCTGCCCGACCCGGACACCACCGACTGGCGCGCCGCGGCCACCGCCATGGCCGTCAGCGTGCACGCGATGCTCACCCGGCACCCGTGGCTGGGCCAGGCGTTCGGCAGCCACCTGCTCTACGGCCACGGCAAGTCCCGCCACGACGACCACAGCCTGGCCCTCTACGAAAAGGCCGGCTTCGCCCCGGCCGACGCCGACCGCGCCGCGGCCACCGTGTTCCTCTTCGTGCTGGGCAGCGCCCTGGGACCCGCCGCGCACGTCTCGCTGACCCGCCGGCTGACCAAGAACGGCGGCGACCCGGAAGAGCTGATGGCCGACACGATGGCACGGGCGACCGAGATCGCCCAGCAGTTCCCCCGCCTGCGCGAACGGATCGAGACCACGGACTACCTCGGCGCACCCGACAACAGCTTCGAGTTCGGCCTCACCGCCATCCTCGACGGCTTCGAAGCCCGCCTGGCCACCGGCACTCCCGGCTGA
- a CDS encoding tetratricopeptide repeat protein: MGRLGDREAWDELPEGVVDALEDWLAGQDFTLDHKEWFTDGRSGEPVARVLRRGLDDVDQLVLKFFRADGERRISNTQAAWSASKSFTKRLAKVERQALPLGDWRAVFLRVAGGNIATVGALTSLIEDKDFPDHCGTIVRSVVRDWNKDRTPMPRRAVADVLGDILRRRRTEVWRWAHAAGIAVDGTEERVTRHGWPGALANPFTLVADTAAGRRTHDFIVGKAHGDLNGRNILVPKEPTVDADSFVLIDYDRFATDAPLARDPMHLLVTLALDEFESFKASTRLKLSRVLVDPDADDVTPRYEYLRRLSAAVHESSAPKLKKGLGAEWRQQCLLSLVGAALMHLGRRIRTREEDAAKEWCFHLAATAAEAYQRTLGRAERVEPAVPPSALGSSNRELPGPLVDRKSDLLALRTRLSDGPWGVTVLRGLRGIGKTKLLDVALDGAPARDLGRFPARICRHETDAVARLDTGTLIDYVEGTSEALPAPQYGRSSLVRLEATLRRLGESPVVVAVDSAENLLDPDTGKLVDPDLDEALEMLATRPGHRVTVLLATQQELASPAAGTWPTAEAPLYLDKLPYEYFLHHLAGLDDDSRWDHTSLPEQTRRALYDRMQGNPRYAELAHAVVAVAKTAIDLRALAALLAPQPRKSVPGYLTGLLLEGLAPAESRVLHALAALDTPVPDTAVVGLLGDVPPDDVRRALSTLVAGRVIRRAPPDQYVIPAQDARLVLDHLPSEEARGTLYFLAATQLTFLQNNDPRSVEDLRVHFAELTALLRGRKHASAYNVIELIHDVLSEWNAAHLLLKPRQEVRGRLGDDHLELANHNALAIIYTTYGRFDEAASAYGRAFALATARRDEISQAKIRVNLAALYWQWSDTNRALGYFELARDDARRLDDPVILMGALEGIADCDRRQGRYEDAVRHAVEALELPRRPDYPDTRSARDHAESRGVALMLKLARWFGERGDAVEATRYVELAKLAATELGGSWLRTSCLDGRATLLVHQGEFELAQAAALTAVDEALRHHDPVTLLQARTTLCLVYLKTGRREHAWSEIEQALPYRTEGRSLVVLALLGLASYQKGDRATASRRFRALLDESTARTALDGDDFAAWDFRGYALCGLHLVDGADLAPAVEVLGRTRRRTPPALVDRLRFLIGELDDQGLLGRALDAL; this comes from the coding sequence ATGGGGCGTCTCGGCGACCGGGAAGCCTGGGACGAACTGCCCGAGGGGGTGGTGGACGCGCTGGAGGACTGGCTGGCCGGCCAGGACTTCACCCTGGACCACAAGGAGTGGTTCACCGACGGCCGCAGCGGGGAACCGGTCGCCCGCGTGCTGCGCCGGGGGCTCGACGACGTCGACCAGCTGGTCCTGAAGTTCTTCCGAGCCGACGGCGAGCGGCGGATCTCGAACACGCAGGCCGCGTGGAGCGCCTCGAAGTCCTTCACCAAGCGGCTGGCCAAGGTCGAGCGCCAAGCCCTGCCGCTGGGCGACTGGCGGGCGGTCTTCCTGCGGGTCGCGGGTGGCAACATCGCCACGGTCGGCGCGCTGACCTCCCTGATCGAGGACAAGGACTTCCCCGATCACTGCGGCACGATCGTCCGCTCGGTCGTGCGCGACTGGAACAAGGACCGCACCCCGATGCCGCGGCGCGCGGTGGCCGACGTGCTCGGTGACATCCTGCGCCGGCGTCGGACCGAGGTCTGGCGGTGGGCGCACGCGGCGGGCATCGCCGTCGACGGGACCGAGGAGCGCGTCACCCGGCACGGCTGGCCGGGTGCGCTGGCCAACCCGTTCACGCTCGTCGCGGACACGGCGGCGGGCCGCCGGACGCACGACTTCATCGTCGGCAAAGCACACGGCGACCTCAACGGCCGCAACATCCTCGTGCCGAAAGAGCCCACCGTCGACGCCGACTCGTTCGTCCTGATCGACTACGACCGGTTCGCCACCGACGCCCCGCTCGCGCGCGACCCGATGCACCTGCTGGTCACGCTCGCGCTGGACGAGTTCGAGTCGTTCAAGGCCTCGACGCGGCTGAAGCTCTCCCGGGTGCTGGTGGACCCGGACGCGGACGACGTCACGCCCCGGTACGAGTACCTGCGCAGGCTCAGCGCGGCGGTCCACGAGTCGTCCGCGCCGAAGTTGAAGAAGGGCCTGGGCGCGGAATGGCGGCAGCAGTGCCTGCTGTCGCTGGTGGGTGCCGCCCTGATGCACCTCGGTCGGCGGATCCGCACCCGCGAGGAGGACGCCGCGAAGGAATGGTGCTTCCACTTGGCGGCGACGGCGGCGGAGGCGTACCAGCGAACGCTCGGACGTGCAGAGCGGGTCGAGCCGGCCGTGCCGCCGAGCGCCCTCGGGTCCTCGAACCGGGAACTGCCCGGTCCGCTGGTCGACCGCAAGTCCGACCTCCTCGCCCTGCGGACCCGGCTGTCCGACGGTCCGTGGGGGGTCACCGTGCTGCGCGGGCTGCGCGGCATCGGCAAGACGAAGCTCCTCGACGTCGCCTTGGACGGCGCGCCCGCGCGGGACCTCGGGCGGTTCCCGGCACGGATCTGCCGGCACGAGACCGACGCCGTGGCACGGCTGGACACCGGGACGCTGATCGACTACGTGGAGGGCACGTCGGAGGCGCTGCCCGCGCCCCAGTACGGCAGGTCGTCGCTGGTGCGGCTGGAGGCGACGCTGCGGCGGCTGGGCGAGTCGCCGGTGGTGGTCGCGGTGGACTCCGCGGAGAACCTGCTGGACCCGGACACCGGCAAGCTGGTGGACCCGGACCTCGACGAGGCCCTGGAGATGCTCGCGACCAGGCCCGGCCACCGCGTCACCGTCCTGCTGGCGACCCAGCAAGAGCTCGCCTCGCCCGCCGCCGGCACGTGGCCGACCGCCGAAGCGCCCCTCTACCTGGACAAGCTGCCCTACGAGTACTTCCTGCACCACCTCGCCGGTCTGGACGACGACAGCCGGTGGGACCACACGAGCTTGCCCGAGCAGACGCGCCGCGCGCTGTACGACCGGATGCAGGGCAACCCCCGTTATGCCGAACTGGCCCACGCGGTGGTCGCGGTGGCGAAGACCGCGATCGACCTGCGGGCCCTCGCGGCCCTGCTGGCACCGCAGCCCAGGAAATCCGTGCCGGGCTACCTGACCGGCCTGCTCCTGGAGGGGCTCGCGCCGGCCGAAAGCCGGGTGCTGCACGCCCTCGCGGCGCTCGACACCCCGGTTCCGGACACCGCCGTCGTCGGGCTGCTCGGCGACGTACCCCCGGACGACGTCCGGCGCGCCTTGTCGACTCTGGTGGCCGGGCGCGTCATCCGGCGTGCGCCGCCCGACCAGTACGTCATTCCCGCGCAGGACGCCCGTCTGGTGCTCGACCACCTGCCGAGCGAGGAAGCGCGCGGCACCCTGTACTTCCTCGCGGCGACACAGCTGACCTTCCTCCAGAACAACGATCCCCGGAGCGTGGAAGACCTCCGCGTCCACTTCGCGGAGCTCACCGCGCTGCTCAGGGGGCGCAAACACGCGTCGGCGTACAACGTGATCGAGTTGATCCACGACGTGCTCAGCGAGTGGAACGCCGCCCACCTGCTGCTCAAGCCACGCCAAGAGGTTCGCGGCCGGCTGGGGGATGACCACCTGGAACTGGCCAACCACAACGCGTTGGCGATCATCTACACGACCTACGGGCGGTTCGACGAGGCCGCATCGGCCTATGGGCGGGCGTTCGCCCTCGCGACCGCCCGCCGTGACGAGATCAGCCAGGCGAAGATCCGGGTCAACCTCGCGGCGCTGTACTGGCAGTGGAGCGACACGAACCGCGCCCTCGGCTACTTCGAGCTGGCGCGCGACGACGCCCGCCGGCTGGACGACCCGGTGATCCTGATGGGCGCGCTGGAGGGCATCGCGGACTGCGACCGGCGTCAGGGGCGCTACGAGGACGCCGTGCGGCACGCGGTGGAGGCGCTTGAGCTGCCGCGACGACCCGACTACCCGGACACCCGGTCGGCACGCGACCACGCGGAGTCCCGCGGTGTCGCCCTCATGCTCAAGCTCGCGCGGTGGTTCGGGGAGCGGGGTGACGCGGTCGAGGCGACGCGATACGTCGAACTCGCGAAGCTGGCGGCGACCGAACTCGGCGGATCGTGGCTGCGGACCTCCTGCCTGGACGGGCGCGCCACCCTGCTGGTCCACCAAGGCGAGTTCGAGTTGGCGCAAGCGGCGGCGCTGACCGCCGTGGACGAGGCGTTGCGCCACCACGACCCGGTCACCCTGTTGCAGGCGCGGACCACGCTCTGCCTGGTCTACCTGAAGACGGGCCGTCGCGAGCACGCCTGGAGCGAGATCGAGCAAGCGCTCCCCTACCGAACCGAAGGGCGTTCGCTGGTCGTGCTCGCGCTGCTCGGCCTGGCGTCCTACCAGAAGGGCGACCGGGCGACGGCGAGCCGCCGGTTCCGCGCGCTGCTGGACGAGTCGACCGCCCGCACCGCTCTCGACGGCGACGACTTCGCGGCCTGGGACTTCCGCGGCTACGCGCTCTGCGGACTGCACCTGGTGGACGGGGCGGATCTCGCCCCGGCCGTCGAGGTGCTCGGCAGGACGCGGCGGCGGACCCCGCCCGCACTGGTCGACCGGTTGCGGTTCCTGATCGGAGAACTGGACGACCAGGGCCTGCTCGGGCGCGCCCTGGACGCCCTCTGA
- a CDS encoding helix-turn-helix domain-containing protein gives MVARIAVVDPLPLFRQGVASVLSAAGHSVETPTDVSLWLRRAKSSVVLLTVRSERDWDLLDRLCGAAGHHLVIAVLDAESAVLGARAVRTGARSVLARDVAADTLRQTVEATIGGQAVMPADVAAALAGGTPPNGQRALSAEQLSWLRQLASGSTVTQMADRAGYSERAMFRLLQAVYRQMGVRTRLEAIMRAQESGWL, from the coding sequence GTGGTCGCCCGCATCGCGGTTGTCGACCCGCTGCCGCTGTTCCGGCAGGGGGTCGCCTCGGTCCTGTCGGCGGCCGGGCACTCCGTGGAGACACCGACCGACGTCAGCCTGTGGCTGCGCCGCGCCAAGTCCTCCGTGGTGCTGCTGACCGTGCGGTCCGAGCGCGACTGGGACCTGCTCGACCGGCTGTGCGGCGCGGCCGGGCACCACCTGGTGATCGCGGTGCTGGACGCGGAGTCTGCCGTCCTGGGCGCACGTGCGGTGCGGACCGGGGCACGGTCGGTGCTCGCCCGAGACGTCGCCGCCGACACGCTGCGCCAGACCGTGGAGGCGACGATCGGCGGCCAGGCCGTGATGCCCGCCGACGTGGCCGCCGCGCTGGCCGGCGGTACCCCGCCCAACGGGCAGCGCGCCCTGTCCGCCGAGCAGCTCTCGTGGTTGCGGCAGTTGGCGAGTGGTTCCACGGTGACGCAGATGGCCGATCGGGCCGGCTACTCGGAACGGGCGATGTTCCGCCTGTTGCAGGCCGTGTACCGACAGATGGGAGTGCGGACGCGGCTGGAGGCGATCATGCGCGCGCAGGAGTCGGGCTGGTTGTGA